A DNA window from Drosophila sechellia strain sech25 chromosome X, ASM438219v1, whole genome shotgun sequence contains the following coding sequences:
- the LOC6612574 gene encoding mucin-19 isoform X4, whose translation MSGIGGIRALLQAAQFLEQHEKLPQAGGGGGSALGVGVALPQQQQQSVHCKSHSIINNNNSSQHNRNSSSSSNGIIATPPFTNGNGNGTVGVGNASANSNVTVNANGNGLSNGHSSPRSQLAAAAAAHDYEYSAAGVANGHSEGRPHVSEDDNPSIDNNNTHPPQQQQQQQQHSAAGRTTTTSIATTPAILTKLMGNSVTPASSTTSLPTSTPSVTTSPPASTDFMLLAAAATSATSATPATATSAAASAASNPAKHKLGPIAEIPPKFVVVSDAKGVYPAPTHPNGFAADSLGVDYNEAMIKKLMQNLQRQRQQQSLQQLRSLRPAEISLTPPPAATRKVDTSNSRTRSYSMSNVSAARDQQDHPQHQQHANHIQTQQQYGYMRSAIGGVVYGLHKDSVDSAASSAVGAVGMSIASSAPAAGSQLSAHHHTGHGGRRRTTSSNSNGAGTREVHNKLEKERRAQLKECYDLLKKVLPMGDEDRKKTSNLTILDTAHKYVKDLIQYGCEQEATVEKLAKQKIELQKRLKQLSLRRESPPTDQQSIPQADKVCLATTATPAPPTAASGHNGTTILFDAGNACATGQLTTVINKTNATPGGATAAASSKLNGNHTGGATTTLTPAMGIMTIKSGNGSNGNILAISPTASQNHQLHQHHNGSPAGSPSGIGATTGATITPGSPTPSTPSPSPSSSSSGVSSSASFIGGSSSSSSSSSSSSSSSSSSSSSSSSSPTQQQQIITPTATAHLVGARSVGLKFHGGAGGAANALNGGATIVAAAVPSGGGSVTGFHQADKDRKYNFLLLSAGTTAQ comes from the exons ATGTCAGGGATCGGGGGCATTAGGGCGCTCCTCCAGGCGGCTCAATTCCTCGAGCAGCATGAGAAGCTCCCGCAGGCgggaggcggcggcggtaGCGCCctgggcgtgggcgtggcactgccccaacagcagcagcagtcggtgCACTGCAAGAGCCACTCCAttatcaacaacaacaatagcagcCAGCACAATAGAAAtagcagcagtagcagtaACGGGATTATTGCAACGCCACCGTTCACGAACGGAAATGGCAACGGTACCGTCGGCGTCGGTAACGCGAGCGCCAACTCCAACGTTACCGTCAATGCGAACGGGAACGGTCTGAGCAACGGTCACAGCAGTCCGCGCAGTCAATTAGCCGCCGCAGCCGCTGCCCACGATTACGAGTATAGCGCCGCCGGAGTTGCCAATGGACACAGCGAAGGTCGCCCTCACGTCTCGG AGGACGATAATCCCTCAATCGACAACAACAATACCCATcccccacaacaacaacaacaacaacaacagcacagTGCTGCGGGGAGaacgacaacaacaagtaTAGCGACAACACCAGCAATATTAACAAAGTTGATGGGAAATTCAGTCACACCCGCCTCAAGCACCACCTCCCTCCCCACAAGCACCCCCTCAGTTACCACTTCCCCGCCCGCCTCCACAGACTTTATGCTGctggcagcggcagcgacgaGTGCAACGAGTGCAACACCCGCAACAGCGAcatctgctgctgcatcaGCAGCATCCAATCCTGCCAAGCACAAACTGGGCCCCATCGCCGAAATACCGCCCAAATTTGTAGTGGTATCAGATGCGAAAGGAGTCTATCCCGCACCCACGCATCCCAATGGCTTCGCCGCCGATTCCCTGGGCGTGGATTACAACGAAGCGATGATCAAAAAGCTAATGCAGAATTTACAAAGGCAACGCCAGCAGCAATCGCTGCAGCAATTGCGTAGCTTGCGACCAGCGGAAATTTCCCTTACACCGCCGCCAGCAGCCACAAGAAAAGTGGACACCAGCAACTCACGGACACGCTCTTACTCAATGTCCAATGTTTCAGCAGCCAGGGATCAGCAGGACCATccgcagcatcagcaacatgCCAACCATATTCAGACCCAGCAGCAATACGGCTATATGAGGAGTGCCATTGGCGGCGTGGTCTATGGCTTGCACAAGGACTCCGTCGACTCTGCGGCATCCTCGGCAGTTGGAGCGGTGGGCATGAGCATTGCCTCCTCGGCGCCAGCGGCGGGATCTCAGCTATCGGCGCATCATCACACGGGACACGGAGGCCGCAGGCGCACCACCAGTTCCAATAGTAATGG AGCGGGCACCCGGGAGGTGCACAACAAGCTGGAAAAGGAGCGACGCGCCCAGCTAAAGGAGTGCTATGACCTGCTCAAAAAGGTGCTGCCCATGGGGGACGAGGACCGAAAGAAAACATCCAACTTGACAATACTTGACACGGCCCACAAATATGTCAAG GACTTGATTCAGTATGGTTGCGAGCAGGAGGCGACGGTAGAGAAACTGGCTAAGCAGAAGATTGAGCTGCAAAAGCGGCTAAAGCAACTGAGCTTAAGGAGGGAATCGCCGCCCACCGATCAGCAAAGCATTCCACAGGCCGACAAAG TTTGTCTGGCAACAACAGccacaccagcaccaccaacgGCGGCCAGTGGTCACAATGGAACCACAATTCTATTCGATGCAGGCAACGCCTGTGCCACTGgg CAGCTAACAACTGTGATAAACAAAACTAATGCCACACCGGGAGGAGCAACCgcagcagccagcagcaaACTCAATGGCAACCACACAGGAGGTGCAACAACCACACTGACTCCGGCCATGGGCATCATGACAATTAAAAGCGGCAATGGCAGCAACGGCAACATACTGGCAATCTCACCAACGGCCAGCCAAAATCACCAGTTGCACCAGCACCACAACGGCAGCCCAGCGGGCAGTCCATCGGGAATAGGAGCCACAACTGGGGCCACCATCACACCTGGCTCGCCAACGCCATCGACTCCATCGCCGTCGCCCAGCTCCTCGTCCAGTGGCGTCTCGTCGTCGGCCTCGTTTATAGGCGGCTCCTCATCATCGTCCTCGTCATCCTCATCGTCctcctcatcatcatcttccAGTTCGTCGTCCAGTTCTTCGTCGCCCACGCAACAACAGCAGATTATCACGCCCACGGCCACAGCCCATTTAGTGGGTGCCCGTAGTGTTGGCCTAAAATTCCATGGCGGTGCGGGCGGAGCTGCCAACGCTTTGAATGGCGGTGCCACCATTGTGGCCGCTGCTGTGCCATCTGGCGGAGGTTCAGTGACTG GGTTCCATCAGGCCGATAAGGATCGCAAGTACAATTTCCTGTTGCTCAGTGCTGGGACAACGGCACAGTAA